Proteins encoded by one window of Streptococcus sanguinis:
- a CDS encoding glycoside hydrolase family 13 protein, with protein MELTAIYHRPESEYAYLYKEGQVHIRIRTKKEDIEKIVLHYGDPFIFLEDSFEDAKEMVKVTSDALFDYWQVAVSVRFARIQYLFELEDKESQSILYGDKGFADNSPENLALEGNGFKLPYIHEIDGCQVPDWVSKTVWYQIFPERFANGNVELSPERALDWDSSIRPKSSDFFGGDLQGIIDHLDYLQDLGITGLYLCPIFESPSNHKYNTTDYFEIDRHFGDKETFRQLVEQAHLRGMKVMLDAVFNHMGDQSAQWLDVLKHGEKSVYKDWFHIQEFPVTNDKLVNPKELPYHTFAFASYMPKLNTANPEVKDYLLSVATYWIEHFDIDAWRLDVANEVDHQFWRDFRKAVLAKKPDLYILGEVWHTSQPWLNGDEFHAVMNYPLSDSIKDYFLSRSKKISQFIAEINCQSMYYKQQISEVMFNLLDSHDTERILATAQGDIQLVKSALAFLFLQRGTPCIYYGTELELDGGMDPDCRRVMPWERVSSSNDMLNFMKNLIQLRKDVAGIIQYGKFTLEEIAPNVLALEWQHDHQVIRAIFNQSKENYLLDRDSADLVSHYQTDDQQLVILPKGFVVYCDESKK; from the coding sequence ATGGAATTAACAGCCATTTATCATAGACCGGAGTCGGAGTATGCCTACCTTTATAAAGAAGGGCAAGTGCATATCAGAATTAGGACTAAGAAAGAGGATATAGAGAAAATCGTTTTGCACTATGGCGATCCCTTTATTTTTCTTGAGGATTCTTTTGAAGATGCGAAAGAGATGGTCAAAGTGACTTCTGATGCCTTATTTGACTATTGGCAAGTAGCTGTCTCTGTGCGCTTTGCTCGGATTCAGTATTTGTTTGAGCTTGAGGATAAAGAAAGTCAAAGCATCTTGTATGGAGATAAAGGTTTCGCTGACAATAGTCCAGAAAATCTTGCTTTAGAGGGTAACGGTTTTAAACTCCCTTATATTCACGAAATTGATGGTTGTCAGGTTCCTGACTGGGTTTCAAAAACGGTCTGGTATCAGATTTTTCCTGAACGTTTTGCCAATGGAAATGTTGAACTTTCACCAGAGAGAGCTCTAGATTGGGATTCGTCTATCAGACCTAAAAGTAGTGATTTCTTTGGCGGGGATTTACAGGGGATTATTGATCATCTAGATTATTTGCAAGACTTAGGGATTACAGGGCTTTACCTCTGTCCTATCTTTGAATCGCCAAGTAATCACAAGTACAATACGACTGATTACTTTGAAATTGATCGACACTTTGGGGACAAGGAGACTTTCCGTCAACTGGTGGAGCAAGCTCATCTGCGTGGCATGAAGGTCATGCTGGATGCGGTTTTCAATCATATGGGCGATCAATCCGCTCAATGGCTGGATGTTCTCAAACATGGTGAAAAGTCTGTTTATAAAGACTGGTTCCACATTCAAGAGTTCCCAGTGACGAATGACAAACTTGTGAATCCCAAAGAACTGCCTTATCATACCTTTGCCTTTGCCAGCTATATGCCTAAGTTAAATACGGCAAATCCTGAGGTGAAAGACTATCTCTTAAGCGTTGCAACCTATTGGATTGAACATTTTGATATTGATGCTTGGCGGCTGGATGTGGCCAATGAGGTTGATCACCAATTTTGGCGTGATTTTCGGAAGGCAGTTTTGGCCAAAAAGCCTGACCTTTATATTCTTGGAGAGGTTTGGCATACCTCTCAGCCTTGGTTAAATGGTGATGAGTTTCACGCAGTCATGAACTATCCTCTATCCGATAGTATCAAGGACTACTTTTTGAGCAGGAGCAAGAAGATCAGTCAATTCATAGCTGAGATTAATTGCCAGTCCATGTATTACAAGCAGCAGATTTCTGAGGTTATGTTTAATCTCTTGGACTCGCACGATACGGAGCGCATTTTGGCGACAGCTCAAGGTGATATCCAGCTTGTCAAATCCGCACTCGCCTTTCTCTTTTTACAAAGAGGGACGCCTTGTATCTATTATGGGACCGAGCTAGAATTGGATGGAGGTATGGACCCGGATTGTAGACGGGTTATGCCTTGGGAACGGGTTTCTAGTAGCAATGACATGCTCAATTTTATGAAGAATTTAATTCAGCTTCGCAAGGATGTTGCGGGCATTATTCAGTATGGGAAATTTACCTTAGAAGAAATCGCTCCTAATGTGCTGGCTTTAGAATGGCAACATGATCATCAAGTAATCCGAGCTATTTTTAATCAGTCCAAAGAGAATTATCTGTTAGACAGAGATTCAGCTGATTTGGTGAGTCATTACCAAACTGATGACCAACAACTTGTCATCTTACCAAAGGGATTTGTAGTTTATTGTGATGAGTCTAAAAAGTAA
- the gggC gene encoding streptosactin export ABC transporter GggC, whose amino-acid sequence MLRSYVTKKYLFFYFVAIMITWLEAVITPALIQYIVSSFTNHQLHLLLQVLIWGIVGNLILLLGLAGKRYYYARVLTDFKLGIKQAIFQTFLYSRRIADEEVLSDLENDVKQLEDNYIEPTVIIISSLGFTTVSICYALWTNFYLGLLFIIFYSIPVLCSGIGSKRLDTISEHKSMANQSYVSQVTNMIAGARSIRHYRGQSLFYKLFSKDLHKALEQEVAYEKQRTLNSFFINGIDAFCSVAPIVIGGFMTYYNYLSAASFVGIYLVSHNIGYQFQELSYFINTRKSAKSLCDKYQKLLGEELTMPSVLASSVFPIQLEQVSVERDGREILAPCNLTIEEGEKIAIIGESGSGKTTLLNLIYGEIKPSQGQIRYHGQELSSDELYQAGAYILQSSHVFDGLTLEENIALGQELDSRRMEEILQQTGLKALQGKTPSNQTLSGGEKQRLEIARALYHNRQLILADEVKANLDLRNQEKISRLLFSLPQAVVEVIHHYSEEDLKRYDKVIKLDR is encoded by the coding sequence ATGCTTAGATCTTATGTAACTAAAAAGTATTTATTCTTCTATTTTGTGGCGATTATGATTACTTGGCTGGAGGCTGTCATTACACCGGCTTTGATTCAGTATATTGTCTCTAGTTTTACCAATCACCAGTTGCATTTGCTGTTGCAGGTCTTGATTTGGGGGATTGTGGGGAATTTGATTCTCTTGCTGGGTTTGGCGGGGAAACGTTATTACTATGCACGAGTGCTGACGGACTTCAAGTTGGGTATTAAGCAGGCTATCTTTCAGACTTTCTTATATAGCCGTCGGATAGCGGATGAAGAGGTTTTGTCCGACCTGGAAAATGATGTGAAACAGCTAGAAGATAACTATATTGAGCCGACTGTTATTATCATTTCTTCTTTGGGATTTACAACCGTCTCCATCTGCTATGCTCTCTGGACAAATTTTTATCTCGGCTTGCTCTTTATCATTTTTTATTCGATACCGGTTCTTTGTAGTGGGATTGGTTCCAAACGTTTGGATACGATTTCTGAGCATAAGTCCATGGCTAACCAGAGCTACGTCTCTCAAGTGACCAATATGATTGCGGGTGCTCGTTCCATACGGCATTATCGGGGACAAAGCTTATTTTACAAACTGTTTTCCAAAGATTTACACAAGGCTTTAGAGCAAGAAGTCGCCTATGAAAAGCAACGGACTTTAAACAGTTTCTTTATCAATGGGATTGATGCCTTTTGCTCGGTCGCGCCTATTGTCATTGGTGGTTTCATGACCTATTATAATTACCTGTCTGCAGCCAGCTTTGTTGGGATTTACCTAGTATCGCATAATATCGGCTATCAATTTCAAGAGCTATCTTACTTTATCAATACCAGGAAGTCAGCCAAGTCTCTTTGTGATAAGTATCAAAAATTGCTGGGAGAGGAGTTGACAATGCCTTCTGTTCTTGCAAGTTCCGTCTTTCCTATCCAGCTAGAGCAAGTTAGCGTAGAGCGTGATGGTCGAGAAATCCTAGCCCCTTGCAATCTTACCATTGAAGAAGGGGAAAAGATTGCCATTATCGGAGAAAGTGGGTCTGGGAAAACAACCTTACTGAACCTCATCTATGGTGAAATCAAGCCTAGTCAAGGTCAGATTCGCTACCATGGACAAGAGCTAAGCTCGGATGAACTTTATCAGGCAGGAGCCTACATTCTCCAGTCCAGTCATGTCTTTGATGGATTGACACTAGAAGAAAATATCGCTTTGGGACAAGAACTTGATTCCAGAAGGATGGAAGAGATTCTGCAGCAAACCGGTTTGAAAGCTCTCCAAGGCAAAACACCCAGCAATCAAACTCTGTCAGGCGGTGAGAAGCAGCGGCTAGAAATTGCCCGCGCGCTCTATCACAATCGCCAATTAATCTTAGCTGATGAGGTCAAGGCCAATCTGGACCTTAGAAATCAAGAGAAAATCAGTCGACTCCTTTTCTCACTCCCACAAGCAGTCGTAGAAGTGATTCATCACTATAGCGAAGAGGACTTGAAGCGCTACGATAAGGTGATAAAACTGGATAGATAG
- a CDS encoding ABC transporter permease — translation MMIKEIRRELKRQLQEMMQFKFNLFFSNFGILIMVSAYLQYFKDTQSKFLLLCLLFTWYFTSHSITHPTFFIEDDLYDRTLISVIQSSKSVFHVLMFKIIVQILVDLVKAIPIFIVLSTLNDIDFPDSILKLVGNLTACMLTVISIYGLGFFLSSLCFIFNRTSSITSLISYFMLYFTGILTPLGGLFGFIGKLFPYYALRNFIISPSYQSIFFIIVYCAVYWSAGTFLFFTLLNIAKKRGSLFHV, via the coding sequence ATGATGATTAAAGAAATAAGAAGGGAGTTAAAGAGACAGCTGCAAGAGATGATGCAGTTTAAATTCAATTTATTTTTTTCAAATTTTGGAATTTTGATAATGGTTTCAGCTTATCTTCAATACTTTAAAGATACGCAAAGTAAATTTTTATTGTTATGTTTATTATTTACTTGGTATTTTACGAGTCATAGTATTACGCACCCAACTTTTTTTATTGAGGATGACCTTTATGATAGAACTTTGATAAGTGTAATCCAGAGCAGTAAGAGTGTTTTTCATGTCTTAATGTTTAAAATTATTGTTCAGATATTGGTGGATCTAGTTAAAGCCATACCTATATTTATCGTTTTATCCACGCTTAATGATATTGATTTTCCGGATAGTATTTTAAAGTTAGTTGGAAACCTGACTGCATGTATGCTAACTGTTATTAGCATATATGGTTTGGGTTTTTTCCTATCAAGTCTCTGCTTCATTTTTAATCGTACTTCTAGCATTACATCGTTAATTTCTTATTTCATGCTGTATTTTACTGGCATACTAACACCGCTAGGTGGTTTATTTGGCTTTATAGGAAAGCTTTTCCCTTACTATGCCTTGAGAAATTTTATTATTTCTCCGTCCTACCAGAGTATCTTTTTTATTATAGTCTATTGTGCAGTATATTGGTCAGCTGGAACTTTCCTATTTTTCACTTTATTGAACATTGCTAAAAAAAGAGGGAGCCTTTTCCATGTTTAG
- a CDS encoding ABC transporter ATP-binding protein produces the protein MNEIIVSNLKKNFRGKVVLDIPSFGSHSGEIVSIVGTNGAGKSTFIKIISGLMLQDAGDVFVFGSKNTSKDIHNNVKLVLESGRGYYEYLTANQNIDYFLHLNKISRGQVKDELEDLFNKLAFHPYVDVLVSELSQGTRQKLSLIIALLCKPKVLCLDEPTNGLDVIAKKQFAKLLLTLSQEKGTIVLMTTHDIYFAKEISTRICIMSRGKIIQQGSFSEIFGKNTRWIKYRIGISDSDKDAFERLFPDLSYQIENERLIVEVKDSQVKNNIFNNFEIIFFEEVEESIEEILYEVINDD, from the coding sequence ATGAATGAAATTATTGTAAGCAATCTAAAGAAAAATTTTCGTGGTAAAGTTGTATTGGACATTCCTAGCTTTGGATCGCATTCAGGAGAGATTGTTTCTATAGTGGGCACCAATGGTGCGGGTAAATCAACTTTCATAAAAATTATCTCTGGCTTAATGTTACAAGATGCAGGTGATGTATTTGTTTTTGGCAGTAAGAATACTTCGAAAGATATTCATAACAATGTTAAGCTCGTACTAGAAAGCGGTAGAGGCTACTATGAATATCTGACGGCAAATCAAAATATTGATTACTTTTTACATTTGAATAAAATTTCGCGTGGTCAGGTTAAGGATGAATTGGAGGATTTATTTAATAAACTAGCTTTCCATCCCTATGTTGATGTATTGGTGTCCGAATTGTCACAAGGAACGAGACAAAAATTGTCTTTGATCATTGCCTTACTTTGTAAGCCAAAAGTATTGTGTTTAGATGAGCCAACAAATGGTCTGGATGTCATTGCCAAAAAGCAGTTTGCGAAATTATTACTAACTCTCAGCCAAGAAAAAGGAACTATTGTTCTCATGACTACTCATGATATCTATTTTGCAAAAGAAATATCAACAAGAATTTGTATTATGAGTAGAGGGAAAATAATCCAGCAAGGTAGTTTCTCAGAAATCTTTGGGAAAAATACTAGGTGGATTAAATATAGAATTGGTATTTCAGACTCTGATAAAGATGCTTTTGAGAGACTGTTTCCTGATTTATCTTACCAAATAGAAAACGAAAGATTGATTGTTGAAGTAAAAGATAGTCAGGTGAAAAATAATATCTTTAATAATTTTGAGATAATATTTTTTGAAGAAGTTGAGGAAAGTATCGAAGAAATATTGTATGAGGTTATCAATGATGATTAA
- a CDS encoding GNAT family N-acetyltransferase, with the protein MYAIVLKETMQPVGSIGLMIGTVSDKGIPDTEAEIGYWIVVPYWGQGLIPEAVRELMRPGFDDLNLEKMWCGYFDGNTKSKRVQEKCGFRYHHTKENIPCVLEGVLRTEHITCLSKSEWISFK; encoded by the coding sequence ATATACGCCATAGTTTTAAAAGAAACAATGCAGCCAGTGGGTAGCATAGGATTGATGATCGGCACTGTAAGTGATAAAGGTATTCCTGATACTGAGGCGGAGATTGGTTACTGGATAGTAGTTCCGTATTGGGGTCAGGGTCTGATACCGGAAGCAGTTCGTGAGTTGATGAGACCTGGATTTGATGACCTGAATCTAGAGAAAATGTGGTGCGGTTATTTTGACGGCAATACAAAGTCAAAGAGAGTTCAGGAAAAATGTGGGTTCCGTTATCATCATACAAAAGAGAACATTCCATGTGTATTGGAAGGTGTTCTTCGCACAGAACACATAACCTGTCTATCAAAGTCAGAGTGGATTTCATTTAAGTAA
- a CDS encoding ABC transporter permease → MFSELRRYFNYRVRYTFDSICEVIYSMIFITGIIIIFNSDKPINLLYFFIYYSITNVILLANEELEFEIRTNQYTNIKTTRRTPMMIYIARSTTYFIWSTFIFLISIILSHLFFNGKFLMPSFHLVDLVLISILNYAVFFVLYTMAIKLTERFKRVSVLLNLFNTIMLFYSGLVFPAPFVSYADVLDIFLSKK, encoded by the coding sequence ATGTTTAGTGAATTAAGAAGATATTTCAATTATAGAGTTCGATACACGTTTGATAGTATTTGCGAAGTGATTTATTCCATGATTTTTATTACAGGAATCATTATTATTTTCAATAGTGATAAACCGATAAATCTACTCTATTTTTTTATTTATTATTCTATAACTAATGTGATATTGCTTGCTAATGAGGAGTTGGAATTTGAAATTCGTACCAATCAATATACAAATATCAAAACAACTCGACGGACACCAATGATGATTTATATTGCTAGATCAACAACTTATTTTATTTGGTCGACATTCATTTTTTTGATTTCAATCATTCTATCGCATCTGTTTTTTAATGGAAAATTTTTGATGCCCTCATTCCATTTAGTGGATTTGGTTTTGATATCAATACTTAATTATGCTGTATTTTTTGTCTTATATACCATGGCAATTAAATTAACAGAACGTTTCAAACGAGTGTCTGTCTTATTGAATTTATTTAATACCATAATGCTATTTTATTCTGGACTAGTATTTCCAGCTCCCTTTGTTAGCTATGCAGATGTGTTAGATATATTTTTGAGTAAAAAGTAA
- a CDS encoding GNAT family N-acetyltransferase, with translation MILETERLILRPWEERDANDLFQYASHPEVGLYIPVLKTVGRL, from the coding sequence ATGATTTTAGAAACGGAAAGATTGATTCTTCGCCCATGGGAAGAAAGAGACGCCAATGATTTATTTCAATATGCCAGTCATCCAGAGGTTGGTCTGTACATACCAGTATTGAAAACAGTAGGGAGATTATAA
- a CDS encoding ClbS/DfsB family four-helix bundle protein, which yields MPRPKTKEDLMLAAKENYEKLQTLISKLSDQELNMPFDFSRDEKKKEAHWRRDKNIRDVLIHLYEWHQLLLDWVHSNQKGQEQPFLPAPYNWKTYGELNLEFWKKHQKTSLKEATEVFHQSHQDVLDLADTFTNEELFLKNVYKWVGGTVLGSYFVSATSSHYDWAMKKLNAHQKNCKAK from the coding sequence ATGCCCAGACCGAAAACTAAAGAAGATTTGATGCTGGCCGCTAAGGAAAACTATGAGAAGTTGCAAACTCTCATTTCCAAATTGTCTGATCAAGAGTTAAATATGCCTTTTGATTTTTCTCGGGATGAAAAGAAGAAAGAGGCACATTGGAGACGAGATAAAAATATAAGAGATGTTTTGATTCACCTCTATGAATGGCACCAGCTCTTGTTAGATTGGGTGCATTCCAATCAAAAGGGTCAAGAGCAGCCCTTTCTTCCTGCGCCCTATAACTGGAAGACTTATGGAGAGTTGAATCTGGAATTTTGGAAGAAGCATCAAAAGACTTCTCTAAAAGAGGCAACTGAGGTATTTCATCAGTCCCATCAAGATGTTTTGGACTTAGCCGACACATTTACAAACGAAGAATTATTTTTAAAAAATGTCTATAAATGGGTCGGAGGGACTGTATTAGGTTCCTATTTTGTAAGTGCTACTTCCAGCCATTATGACTGGGCCATGAAAAAGTTGAATGCTCATCAGAAAAATTGTAAAGCAAAATAG
- a CDS encoding DUF4300 family protein, producing MKKYSKIIMSCACLALAFGMAACASSQKNNQTSQTTSTYSNLNSEKSVEEVRSLLSAHLDKDSVDNFVNLVNDYNGLVGSTGLTGDFTKFTKTEYDVEKINPLWQAKKGDFIGTNCRINTYTLLKNSIDIPQIEKDDELLFIDNDSIDKGKLFDAKDKEDFNILFSRVKTEATQDVKVHAKKMEEYFKQFKFNEKARMLSVIVHDNLDGDSLFVGHVGVLVPDKDGYLFIEKLTFEEPYQAIKFATKEDVYKYLQTKYKNYTGEGLAKPFIMDNDKWVEGK from the coding sequence ATGAAGAAATACAGCAAAATAATCATGTCCTGCGCCTGCCTGGCTTTAGCTTTTGGGATGGCAGCATGTGCTAGTTCGCAGAAAAATAATCAAACAAGTCAAACTACATCGACTTATTCAAATTTAAACAGTGAAAAGAGTGTCGAAGAAGTGAGGAGTTTGTTATCAGCTCATTTGGATAAAGACAGTGTCGATAACTTTGTCAATCTCGTCAATGACTACAACGGACTTGTTGGTTCTACTGGATTAACAGGCGATTTCACTAAGTTTACCAAAACTGAATATGACGTAGAAAAAATCAATCCTCTATGGCAGGCAAAGAAGGGCGATTTTATTGGGACAAATTGTCGGATTAATACTTATACTTTGCTGAAAAATAGCATCGACATCCCTCAAATAGAAAAAGATGACGAACTTTTGTTCATAGATAATGATTCGATTGACAAGGGCAAGCTCTTTGATGCAAAAGATAAGGAAGATTTTAATATTCTGTTTTCAAGAGTCAAGACTGAAGCGACTCAAGATGTCAAAGTCCATGCTAAGAAGATGGAGGAATACTTCAAACAGTTCAAGTTTAATGAAAAGGCTCGAATGCTTTCAGTCATTGTCCACGATAATCTTGATGGTGATTCTCTCTTTGTAGGGCATGTCGGCGTCTTGGTTCCAGATAAAGATGGCTACTTATTTATCGAAAAGCTGACATTTGAAGAGCCTTATCAGGCAATCAAATTTGCGACCAAGGAAGATGTCTACAAATACTTGCAGACCAAATATAAGAACTACACAGGGGAAGGTTTGGCCAAGCCCTTTATCATGGACAATGATAAGTGGGTAGAGGGTAAGTAG
- a CDS encoding aminoglycoside phosphotransferase family protein, translated as MDFIGKIAINKGWSDDKKYCVTDQNNQKYLLRVSDKEKLDSKKIEFDMMEKVASLEVRMCKPIKFEFCGDEVHSIHEWIDGRDAIDTILTYSEKQQYTYGIEAGRILRKIHTIPATEVCEDWEIFFNRKIDDKISKYKECPVQFESGQVFIDFLNENRELLKNRPQVLQHGDYHIGNFMIGEDREIYVIDFDRFDFGDPWEEFNRIVWSAQVSPSFASGMIDGYFDDKVPDLFWKLLAVYILSNLIGGLPWAISYGEEEISVMQNQAKEILEWYDDMNRLVPSWYMNKNNTE; from the coding sequence ATGGATTTTATTGGTAAGATAGCCATAAATAAAGGATGGTCAGATGATAAAAAATATTGTGTTACAGACCAGAACAATCAAAAATATTTATTGCGTGTTTCTGATAAAGAGAAGTTAGATTCTAAGAAAATTGAATTTGATATGATGGAGAAAGTTGCTTCTCTGGAAGTTCGTATGTGTAAACCGATTAAATTTGAATTCTGCGGTGACGAAGTACATTCTATACACGAGTGGATAGACGGAAGAGATGCAATAGATACAATTTTAACTTATTCAGAAAAACAACAATACACTTACGGGATAGAAGCAGGAAGGATACTTAGAAAGATTCATACAATTCCTGCTACAGAAGTTTGTGAAGACTGGGAAATCTTTTTTAATAGAAAAATTGATGATAAAATCTCCAAATACAAAGAATGTCCCGTCCAATTTGAAAGCGGGCAGGTCTTTATTGATTTTTTGAACGAAAACCGTGAACTGCTAAAAAATAGACCCCAAGTTTTGCAACATGGTGATTATCATATTGGAAATTTCATGATTGGAGAAGATCGTGAGATTTATGTCATTGACTTTGATCGTTTTGACTTTGGAGATCCTTGGGAGGAGTTCAATCGTATTGTGTGGTCAGCTCAAGTATCTCCCTCTTTTGCATCAGGTATGATAGATGGATATTTTGATGACAAGGTTCCAGATTTATTTTGGAAACTTCTTGCCGTTTACATTCTAAGTAACTTAATTGGAGGTCTTCCATGGGCTATTTCTTATGGAGAAGAGGAAATATCAGTAATGCAAAATCAAGCTAAGGAAATTTTAGAATGGTATGATGATATGAACCGACTAGTCCCAAGTTGGTATATGAACAAGAATAATACTGAATAA